A single window of Rhodococcus jostii RHA1 DNA harbors:
- a CDS encoding DUF3093 domain-containing protein produces the protein MLYSERLWVPVWWWAVGLFVAGLLAAEVHMGAPGLRAWLPYVLLLPLPVWGLVWLSRLRVEVVEEPNGVHLRVGQAHLPLDVISRVAEVPGSAKSAALGRQLDPAAFVQHRVWVKPMALIVLDDPEDPTPYWLISTRRPAELLAAVNRARPQADGD, from the coding sequence GTGCTGTACTCCGAGCGCCTGTGGGTGCCCGTCTGGTGGTGGGCAGTGGGCTTGTTCGTCGCCGGTCTGCTCGCCGCGGAGGTGCACATGGGTGCGCCGGGCCTGCGCGCATGGCTGCCGTACGTCCTTCTACTGCCCCTGCCGGTGTGGGGACTCGTCTGGCTCAGCCGTCTCCGCGTCGAGGTCGTCGAGGAACCGAACGGTGTCCACCTACGGGTCGGACAGGCGCATCTGCCGTTGGACGTCATCTCGCGGGTCGCCGAGGTTCCCGGTTCGGCGAAGAGTGCGGCACTCGGTCGTCAGCTCGACCCCGCCGCCTTCGTGCAACACCGCGTATGGGTCAAGCCGATGGCACTGATCGTGCTCGACGACCCCGAGGACCCGACCCCCTACTGGTTGATCAGCACACGACGGCCGGCCGAGTTGCTGGCCGCCGTCAACCGTGCCCGCCCGCAGGCGGACGGAGACTGA
- a CDS encoding GNAT family N-acetyltransferase: MGTTATPESIVVTDSPQQSRYEIHADGELAGIEQYEVDGDVHVFVHTEIYPQHEGLGLARTLVGAALDDLRRRGLRVRPVCPYVVKFVSKHPEYQDLVA; the protein is encoded by the coding sequence TTGGGTACCACCGCAACACCCGAGAGCATCGTCGTCACCGACAGCCCGCAGCAGAGCCGGTACGAGATCCACGCCGACGGTGAACTCGCGGGAATCGAGCAGTACGAAGTCGACGGGGACGTACACGTTTTCGTTCACACCGAGATCTATCCGCAACACGAGGGACTCGGACTTGCCCGGACGCTCGTGGGTGCGGCCCTGGACGATCTCCGCCGCCGTGGACTGCGGGTGCGCCCGGTGTGCCCGTACGTCGTGAAATTCGTGTCGAAGCATCCCGAGTACCAGGATCTCGTGGCCTGA
- the dut gene encoding dUTP diphosphatase, translated as MHVSDLSPGLSPAATPALPPVALQRLDPDIPVPQRAHDGDAGVDLCSTVDVTIEPGRRVLVGTGIAIALPLGTVGLIHPRSGLAAKSGLSVVNTPGTIDAGYRGEIKVCLINHDLETPIEIRRGDRIAQLLVQRVELVSFVEVPSLDGTTRGSDGHGSSGGHASLVGNASEGA; from the coding sequence GTGCACGTGAGCGACCTATCTCCCGGCCTTTCTCCCGCCGCGACCCCCGCCCTTCCGCCCGTCGCCCTCCAGCGGCTGGACCCCGACATTCCGGTACCGCAGCGTGCGCACGACGGCGACGCCGGTGTCGACCTGTGCAGCACCGTCGACGTGACCATCGAGCCGGGGCGCCGTGTCCTCGTCGGAACCGGCATCGCGATCGCGCTGCCCCTGGGCACGGTCGGGCTGATCCACCCCCGATCCGGGCTGGCCGCGAAGTCGGGTCTGTCGGTGGTCAACACCCCCGGAACCATCGATGCCGGGTACCGCGGCGAGATCAAGGTGTGCCTGATCAATCACGACCTCGAGACCCCGATCGAGATCCGCCGGGGCGACCGGATCGCCCAACTGCTCGTGCAGCGGGTCGAACTGGTGTCGTTCGTCGAGGTCCCGTCGCTCGACGGCACCACCCGCGGTAGTGACGGACACGGGTCGAGCGGAGGCCACGCGAGCCTCGTCGGCAATGCCAGTGAAGGAGCCTGA
- a CDS encoding RNA polymerase sigma factor, which yields MAATDTRQTADSTSESGPEAPVGAAATGTAPAAEETPAKKPAAKKAPAKKAAAKKAPAKKAAAKKAGGKKATAGKGADGEDLDEDSADMEDIDITEGDLAEVESDVVEVVAVGEDEETEEPSEKDKASGDFVWDEEESEALRQARKDAELTASADSVRAYLKQIGKVALLNAEEEVELAKRIEAGLYATQIMQELSDSGEKLPAAQRRDMSWICRDGNRAKNHLLEANLRLVVSLAKRYTGRGMAFLDLIQEGNLGLIRAVEKFDYTKGYKFSTYATWWIRQAITRAMADQARTIRIPVHMVEVINKLGRIQRELLQDLGREPTPEELAKEMDITPEKVLEIQQYAREPISLDQTIGDEGDSQLGDFIEDSEAVVAVDAVSFTLLQDQLQSVLETLSEREAGVVRLRFGLTDGQPRTLDEIGQVYGVTRERIRQIESKTMSKLRHPSRSQVLRDYLD from the coding sequence GTGGCAGCCACCGATACACGTCAGACTGCTGATTCGACTTCGGAGTCAGGACCGGAAGCACCAGTCGGGGCGGCAGCCACCGGCACCGCTCCGGCAGCCGAGGAAACTCCCGCGAAGAAGCCGGCGGCCAAGAAGGCTCCCGCCAAGAAGGCAGCAGCGAAGAAGGCCCCCGCCAAGAAGGCGGCGGCCAAGAAGGCGGGCGGCAAGAAGGCCACGGCCGGTAAGGGTGCGGACGGCGAAGACCTCGACGAAGACTCCGCCGACATGGAGGACATCGACATCACCGAGGGCGATCTCGCCGAGGTCGAGTCCGATGTCGTCGAGGTCGTCGCAGTCGGCGAGGACGAGGAGACCGAGGAGCCGTCCGAGAAGGACAAGGCCTCCGGCGACTTCGTGTGGGACGAGGAGGAGTCCGAAGCGCTCCGCCAGGCCCGCAAGGACGCCGAACTGACCGCGTCCGCCGACTCGGTCCGTGCCTACCTCAAGCAGATCGGCAAGGTCGCCCTCCTCAACGCCGAAGAGGAGGTCGAGCTCGCCAAGCGGATCGAGGCCGGGCTCTACGCGACCCAGATCATGCAGGAGCTGTCCGATTCCGGCGAGAAGCTCCCCGCCGCCCAGCGCCGGGACATGAGCTGGATCTGCCGCGACGGAAACCGCGCCAAGAACCACCTCCTCGAGGCGAACCTCCGCCTCGTCGTGTCGCTCGCCAAGCGCTACACCGGCCGCGGCATGGCGTTCCTCGACCTGATCCAGGAAGGCAACCTGGGCCTCATCCGTGCCGTCGAGAAGTTCGACTACACCAAGGGCTACAAGTTCTCGACCTACGCCACGTGGTGGATCCGTCAGGCCATCACCCGCGCGATGGCCGACCAGGCCCGCACCATCCGCATCCCGGTGCACATGGTGGAGGTCATCAACAAGCTCGGCCGCATCCAGCGTGAACTCCTGCAGGACCTGGGCCGTGAGCCCACTCCCGAAGAGCTCGCCAAGGAAATGGACATCACGCCCGAGAAGGTGCTGGAGATCCAGCAGTACGCTCGTGAGCCCATCTCCCTCGACCAGACGATCGGCGACGAGGGCGACAGCCAGCTCGGCGACTTCATCGAGGACTCCGAGGCCGTCGTCGCCGTCGACGCCGTGTCGTTCACCCTGCTGCAGGATCAGCTGCAGTCGGTGCTCGAGACGCTGTCCGAGCGTGAGGCGGGCGTCGTGCGCCTGCGCTTCGGCCTGACCGACGGACAGCCCCGCACCCTCGACGAGATCGGACAGGTCTACGGGGTCACGCGTGAGCGCATCCGTCAGATCGAGTCCAAGACCATGTCGAAGCTGCGCCACCCGTCCCGGTCGCAGGTGCTGCGCGACTACCTGGACTGA
- a CDS encoding cation:proton antiporter → MNTTTLALIELGAVFFALGLLGRLAAQFGMSPIPFYLLGGLCFGSGGFVNLGDISEFSHLASEIGVVLLLLLLGLEYTASELVTGLRRSWMAGVVDAVLNAAPGAVVALMLGWGTTGAVVMAGVTYISSSGIIAKVLSDLGRLGNRETPVVLSILVFEDLAMAVYLPILTALLAGVSFAGGLEAVGISLVVISVVLVIALRYGRYVSALLDSPDSETLLLKLLGAALLVAGISSAMQVSAAVGAFLLGIAISGTTAHNASRVLEPLRDLFAAMFFVVFGLNTDPRAIPPVLGWAALLAVVTALTKMITGAWAAKQQGVARLGRARAGVALIARGEFSIVIAGLALSAGAVESELVALATAYVLLMAVIGPVAARVVEPVAGAWIRVRTSA, encoded by the coding sequence GTGAACACCACCACGCTCGCGCTCATCGAACTGGGCGCGGTGTTCTTCGCGCTCGGATTGCTGGGCCGCCTGGCAGCTCAGTTCGGCATGTCGCCGATCCCGTTCTATCTCCTCGGCGGACTCTGCTTCGGCAGCGGCGGATTCGTCAACCTGGGCGACATCAGCGAGTTCAGTCACTTGGCGAGCGAGATCGGGGTGGTCCTCCTCCTGCTGTTGCTGGGGCTGGAATACACCGCGTCGGAACTCGTCACCGGGCTGCGACGGTCGTGGATGGCCGGGGTCGTGGACGCAGTTCTCAATGCCGCGCCCGGAGCGGTCGTCGCCCTGATGCTGGGGTGGGGGACCACCGGCGCGGTCGTGATGGCCGGCGTCACCTACATCTCGTCGTCGGGCATCATCGCGAAGGTGCTGAGCGACCTGGGCCGGCTCGGTAACCGTGAAACGCCGGTCGTGCTCTCGATTCTCGTGTTCGAGGACCTCGCGATGGCCGTGTATCTGCCCATTCTGACGGCCCTGCTCGCCGGCGTCAGTTTCGCCGGTGGACTGGAGGCGGTGGGCATCTCCCTCGTCGTGATCTCGGTCGTCCTCGTGATCGCACTGCGGTACGGCCGCTACGTGTCCGCCCTGCTGGACAGCCCGGACAGCGAAACCCTGCTCCTGAAACTCCTCGGCGCCGCGCTTCTCGTGGCGGGGATCAGTTCGGCGATGCAGGTGTCGGCGGCCGTCGGGGCGTTCCTGCTGGGGATCGCGATCTCCGGTACGACCGCCCACAACGCGAGCCGAGTCCTCGAACCGCTCCGCGATCTGTTCGCCGCGATGTTCTTCGTGGTGTTCGGGCTCAACACCGATCCCCGGGCGATTCCGCCGGTCCTCGGCTGGGCCGCCCTCCTCGCCGTCGTCACCGCGCTGACGAAGATGATCACCGGTGCGTGGGCGGCGAAACAACAAGGCGTCGCGCGCCTGGGCCGAGCCCGGGCCGGGGTCGCGCTGATCGCACGCGGCGAGTTCTCGATCGTCATCGCGGGCCTGGCGTTGTCGGCGGGAGCCGTGGAGAGCGAACTCGTGGCACTCGCCACCGCGTACGTCCTCCTGATGGCCGTCATCGGCCCGGTGGCGGCACGGGTGGTCGAACCGGTGGCGGGTGCCTGGATTCGGGTGCGCACCAGCGCGTAG
- the ppgK gene encoding polyphosphate--glucose phosphotransferase, whose amino-acid sequence MTKTGFGVDVGGSGVKGGVVDLETGQLVGDRIKLLTPQPSTPEAVAETVAEIIRRAEWDGPVGITLPSVVTGGVARSAANIDKKWIGTDARKLFSDALGGRLVTVLNDADAAGIAEDALGAGKDAKGVVILLTFGTGIGSAILHDGVLLPNTEFGHMEVDGKEAEHRAASSVKEKKDLSYKEWAGEVSRVLTRFENLMCPDLFIAGGGISRKNEKWIPHLTNRTPVVPAALLNTAGIVGAALAVETGIAP is encoded by the coding sequence ATGACCAAAACGGGGTTCGGTGTCGACGTCGGAGGCAGTGGCGTCAAGGGTGGCGTCGTAGATCTCGAGACGGGCCAGCTGGTCGGGGACCGCATCAAACTCCTCACTCCCCAGCCGTCCACTCCGGAGGCGGTCGCAGAGACCGTCGCCGAGATCATCCGCCGAGCAGAATGGGACGGACCGGTCGGTATCACCCTGCCGAGCGTCGTCACCGGCGGTGTGGCACGATCCGCCGCCAACATCGACAAGAAGTGGATCGGGACGGACGCCCGCAAGCTGTTCTCCGACGCGCTCGGCGGCCGGCTCGTCACCGTCCTCAACGACGCGGATGCGGCGGGGATCGCCGAGGACGCGCTCGGCGCAGGCAAGGACGCGAAAGGGGTCGTCATCCTCCTCACGTTCGGCACCGGTATCGGCTCGGCGATCCTCCACGACGGCGTCCTGCTTCCCAACACCGAGTTCGGGCACATGGAGGTGGACGGCAAGGAAGCCGAGCACCGGGCGGCGTCCTCGGTCAAGGAGAAGAAGGACCTGTCGTACAAGGAATGGGCCGGCGAAGTGAGCCGTGTCCTCACCCGGTTCGAGAACCTCATGTGTCCGGACCTGTTCATCGCCGGCGGCGGAATCAGCCGGAAGAACGAGAAGTGGATCCCGCATCTGACCAACAGGACACCCGTCGTACCTGCTGCGCTGCTGAATACGGCGGGCATCGTCGGTGCTGCGCTCGCAGTGGAAACGGGCATCGCTCCGTAA
- the cei gene encoding envelope integrity protein Cei: protein MVSLITEGSPLDDKGRPFRRRRAMPILVVFAVLALLGAVVWAGVLGDDEDLATTVDCNPPQPAAQPLDPAAPPQQALGEKVDGSTLRDVEPAALSATKVRVFNANGEHGQAAQVAAQLSDYGFASAPDVQAGNDPVYVDQNMQCQGQLRFGPNGTAAASALWLVAPCAELIQDTRTDDTVDLALGTYFRKISPNTDAEEVLRSLKDPPPGSQPAPLDIDLLKAARTARC from the coding sequence GTGGTTTCACTGATCACCGAAGGCAGCCCGCTCGACGACAAGGGTCGTCCGTTCCGGCGGCGGCGGGCGATGCCGATCCTCGTGGTGTTCGCGGTCCTCGCCCTGCTCGGCGCCGTCGTGTGGGCCGGCGTCCTCGGCGACGACGAGGATCTGGCCACCACCGTCGACTGCAACCCTCCGCAGCCGGCCGCGCAACCCCTCGACCCCGCCGCCCCGCCGCAGCAGGCGCTGGGCGAGAAGGTCGACGGTTCGACCCTGCGGGACGTGGAGCCTGCCGCGCTGTCCGCCACGAAGGTGCGCGTGTTCAACGCCAACGGCGAGCACGGCCAGGCTGCGCAGGTCGCCGCACAGCTCAGCGACTACGGATTCGCGAGCGCACCCGACGTCCAGGCGGGCAACGACCCGGTCTACGTCGACCAGAACATGCAGTGCCAGGGGCAGCTGCGGTTCGGTCCCAACGGCACCGCCGCCGCCAGCGCGCTCTGGCTGGTGGCCCCGTGCGCCGAACTCATCCAGGACACCCGCACCGACGACACGGTCGACCTCGCCCTCGGCACCTACTTCCGCAAGATCTCGCCGAACACGGACGCCGAAGAGGTCCTGCGGTCCCTGAAGGATCCGCCGCCCGGAAGCCAGCCCGCCCCCCTCGACATCGACCTGCTGAAGGCGGCGCGCACCGCCCGCTGCTGA
- a CDS encoding inositol monophosphatase family protein: protein MHVPQSSESAPGHVGTDPRRLLEVAVAVAEEAAAHVRARRPEVFGIVGKLAGSGDSVASKSTPTDPVTVVDTESEQVIRDRLAELRPDDAILGEEGGGEEDSVAEVRWIVDPIDGTVNFLYGVPAYAVSVAAQIDGVSVAGAVVDVAARSTYAAARGGGATLTDADGRVSDLRCNPVTDVSMALLATGFGYGAARRKAQGALIADILPRVRDIRRIGSAALDLCMVAAGRVDAHFEHGLSPWDWAAGSLIATEAGARVRIPSPQTSSADGDVVVAAAPGIADALDALFAEIGVDAPIPEG, encoded by the coding sequence GTGCACGTACCCCAGAGTTCAGAGTCCGCGCCAGGCCACGTCGGCACCGACCCCAGGCGACTACTCGAGGTCGCCGTGGCGGTGGCCGAGGAAGCCGCCGCCCACGTCCGGGCGCGACGGCCCGAGGTCTTCGGAATCGTCGGGAAGCTAGCGGGATCCGGCGATTCCGTCGCATCGAAGAGCACCCCGACCGACCCGGTCACGGTGGTCGACACCGAGAGCGAGCAGGTCATCCGCGACCGGCTCGCGGAGCTTCGCCCCGACGACGCGATCCTCGGCGAAGAAGGTGGGGGAGAGGAGGATTCCGTCGCCGAGGTGAGGTGGATCGTGGATCCGATCGACGGCACCGTGAACTTTCTGTACGGCGTCCCCGCGTACGCGGTCTCCGTGGCGGCCCAGATCGACGGGGTGTCCGTCGCCGGGGCCGTGGTCGACGTGGCGGCCCGATCGACCTACGCGGCGGCACGCGGCGGCGGGGCCACCCTCACCGACGCGGACGGGCGGGTGAGCGACCTCCGGTGCAACCCGGTCACCGACGTGTCGATGGCGTTGCTCGCCACCGGCTTCGGGTACGGCGCGGCGCGGCGCAAGGCGCAGGGCGCCCTCATCGCGGACATCCTGCCGAGGGTGCGGGACATCCGCCGGATCGGCTCGGCGGCCCTCGACCTGTGCATGGTCGCGGCCGGCCGTGTCGACGCGCATTTCGAACACGGGCTGAGCCCGTGGGACTGGGCCGCGGGATCGCTGATCGCGACCGAGGCGGGGGCCCGCGTGCGAATCCCTTCCCCGCAGACGTCGAGTGCGGACGGCGATGTGGTGGTGGCCGCGGCCCCCGGCATCGCCGACGCGCTGGACGCGCTGTTCGCCGAGATCGGGGTGGACGCCCCGATCCCGGAAGGGTGA
- a CDS encoding OB-fold nucleic acid binding domain-containing protein — MAPATAGYFRRLTRRLTEDLEQLDAEEMAETSQASGAQRACDCSRGEEVTMLGRLRSVEACPKSGNASIEAEFFDGTEQIKLVWIGRRRIPGIEPGKTLLVRGRVGERDGQKVIFNPYYELRGES; from the coding sequence ATGGCACCCGCCACGGCAGGATATTTTCGTCGGCTGACTCGCAGGCTCACCGAGGACCTCGAGCAGCTGGACGCCGAGGAAATGGCCGAGACGTCTCAGGCGTCCGGCGCACAACGTGCCTGCGACTGCAGCCGCGGCGAAGAGGTCACCATGCTGGGGCGGCTCCGGAGTGTCGAAGCCTGTCCGAAGTCCGGGAACGCCAGCATCGAAGCCGAATTCTTCGACGGCACGGAACAGATCAAGCTGGTGTGGATCGGCCGGCGGAGAATTCCGGGCATCGAGCCGGGCAAGACCCTGCTGGTTCGTGGACGTGTCGGCGAACGCGACGGCCAGAAGGTGATCTTCAACCCGTATTACGAGTTGCGCGGCGAATCGTAG
- a CDS encoding cation:proton antiporter regulatory subunit: MNVEVTPLPGIGVRKDFELAAGRRIGVITHRDGRTDLIVSKADDPDACAASVPLTTEEAAVLSNLLGAPQLVAQLEEEHRDLPGIRTKQLYIKEDSRFDGRPLGDTAMRTRTGVSIVAVMRAGQVYPSPKPDFLLTSGDLLVAVGTTDGLDASAKLLANG; the protein is encoded by the coding sequence ATGAACGTTGAAGTGACGCCACTACCGGGTATCGGGGTGCGTAAGGACTTCGAACTCGCCGCCGGCCGCCGCATCGGTGTCATCACCCATCGCGACGGTCGCACCGATCTGATCGTCTCGAAGGCCGACGATCCCGATGCGTGCGCTGCGTCGGTGCCGCTCACCACCGAGGAGGCGGCAGTCCTCAGCAACCTGCTGGGGGCACCGCAACTGGTGGCGCAGCTGGAGGAGGAGCACCGGGACCTGCCCGGAATCCGCACCAAGCAGCTGTACATCAAGGAAGACTCCCGGTTCGACGGCCGCCCGCTCGGCGACACGGCGATGCGCACCCGCACCGGGGTCTCGATCGTCGCGGTCATGCGGGCCGGGCAGGTGTACCCGTCACCGAAGCCTGACTTCCTGCTCACCTCGGGCGACCTCCTGGTCGCCGTCGGAACCACAGACGGACTGGACGCGTCAGCCAAGCTCCTGGCCAACGGCTGA
- a CDS encoding alpha/beta fold hydrolase encodes MPSDDRPPPPRRTAPPPVRVAVVLPGTGSDADFVTRAFTEPLTCRGVRTAAVEPDPRRVVGSYVDALDAAAAQHGRILVGGVSIGAAVALQWAGSHPDRIAGVLAALPAWTGTAADAPAAASARFTAARLRADGLEQVTAEMIASSPPWLGRELAKSWRSQWPHLPAALDEASEYHAPGAGDLERITVPVGIAAATDDAVHPLEVAREWSERLPHAGLVTVTLDEIGADPAILGYASLDALDSVLHTT; translated from the coding sequence ATGCCCTCTGATGATCGGCCGCCTCCGCCGCGGAGAACAGCGCCGCCACCTGTTCGTGTGGCCGTTGTGCTCCCGGGTACGGGATCCGACGCGGACTTCGTGACCCGTGCCTTCACCGAGCCTCTGACCTGCCGTGGAGTGCGCACGGCCGCAGTCGAACCCGATCCCCGGCGAGTCGTCGGAAGCTACGTCGACGCGCTCGACGCCGCGGCCGCGCAGCACGGACGCATCCTCGTCGGAGGGGTGTCCATCGGGGCCGCCGTGGCGCTGCAGTGGGCAGGATCACACCCGGATCGCATCGCCGGGGTCCTCGCGGCGCTGCCCGCGTGGACCGGGACCGCCGCGGACGCTCCCGCCGCCGCCAGCGCCCGGTTCACCGCGGCCCGGCTGCGGGCGGACGGCCTGGAACAGGTCACCGCCGAGATGATCGCGTCCAGTCCGCCGTGGCTGGGCCGGGAACTGGCGAAATCGTGGCGATCGCAGTGGCCGCACCTTCCCGCCGCGCTGGACGAGGCGTCCGAGTACCACGCCCCCGGTGCGGGCGACCTCGAGCGCATCACGGTGCCGGTGGGGATCGCTGCCGCCACCGACGACGCCGTGCATCCCCTCGAGGTCGCGCGCGAGTGGTCCGAACGACTACCGCACGCGGGCCTCGTCACGGTAACGCTGGACGAGATCGGCGCCGATCCTGCAATTCTCGGCTACGCCAGCCTCGACGCGCTCGATTCGGTCCTGCACACGACCTGA
- a CDS encoding DUF3159 domain-containing protein: MTETKQQSILEQLGGLSGLVYSTLPILVFVPVNGVWGLGPAIWAAIGVAVAILVWRLVRRSPIQPAVSGFVGVGISAFIAYRTGDAKGYFLFGIYTSLAYGAVFLISILVRWPIVGLIWGFLNGHGNLWRRHRGAVRAYDVATAAWALVFAARYLVQSQLYDSDQTGWLAFARIAMGWPLAGLALLVTIWAVRRADRIVEPAPSDDAGEPTDDTEAGGPRDEPGHT; this comes from the coding sequence GTGACCGAAACGAAGCAGCAATCCATACTCGAACAGCTCGGTGGGCTCAGCGGGCTGGTCTATTCGACCCTGCCCATCCTGGTTTTCGTTCCGGTCAACGGTGTGTGGGGCCTGGGCCCGGCGATCTGGGCGGCCATCGGCGTCGCCGTCGCCATTCTCGTCTGGCGCCTCGTCCGCCGCAGCCCCATCCAGCCCGCGGTGTCCGGGTTCGTCGGCGTCGGCATCTCCGCGTTCATCGCCTACCGCACGGGCGATGCCAAGGGATACTTCCTCTTCGGGATCTACACGAGCCTCGCCTACGGTGCGGTGTTCCTGATCTCGATTCTGGTGCGCTGGCCGATCGTCGGCCTGATCTGGGGATTCCTCAACGGCCACGGCAACCTCTGGCGGCGCCATCGCGGCGCGGTACGCGCCTACGACGTGGCCACCGCAGCCTGGGCGCTGGTGTTCGCGGCCCGGTACCTCGTGCAGTCGCAACTCTACGATTCGGACCAGACGGGCTGGCTCGCGTTCGCGCGCATCGCAATGGGCTGGCCGTTGGCGGGATTGGCTCTCCTGGTGACGATCTGGGCTGTGCGCCGGGCAGATCGGATCGTCGAACCGGCACCGTCGGACGACGCCGGCGAACCGACGGACGACACGGAAGCGGGCGGCCCCCGCGACGAGCCCGGCCACACCTGA
- a CDS encoding DUF3710 domain-containing protein, which produces MFGRRKKKEAEDDRPGFFEDAEAGDADADYEDDYDAVTEVDGGPYDADDLESGADLTVGEVGTRLDLGSVLVPMPQGAQLQVEMAPDGSPQAVHLVTQQGRITVAAYAAPKSPGQWREVAGDLAESLRNDNATVSVESGPWGREVFAVTPNADLRFIGVDGYRWMVRCVVAGPSGGNTADSELVATARAILRDTVVKRGNEPHPVRTPLPVVLPAALAQQLAAAHQQQLAQQQGAAPQQPAPAGPQGEQQAPPAEAPAQPQQRRGESGSAMQQLGR; this is translated from the coding sequence ATGTTCGGACGTCGTAAGAAGAAGGAAGCCGAGGACGACCGGCCCGGTTTCTTCGAGGACGCCGAGGCCGGCGACGCCGACGCGGATTACGAGGACGACTACGACGCCGTGACCGAGGTGGACGGCGGTCCGTACGACGCCGACGACCTCGAATCGGGCGCCGACCTCACCGTCGGTGAGGTGGGAACCCGCCTCGACCTCGGTTCGGTCCTGGTCCCGATGCCGCAGGGCGCCCAGTTGCAGGTCGAGATGGCGCCCGACGGTTCGCCGCAGGCCGTGCATCTCGTCACCCAGCAGGGGCGCATCACCGTGGCGGCGTATGCCGCCCCGAAGTCGCCGGGCCAGTGGCGGGAAGTCGCGGGCGACCTCGCCGAATCGCTGCGCAACGACAACGCCACGGTGAGCGTCGAGAGCGGACCGTGGGGACGCGAGGTCTTCGCCGTCACCCCGAACGCCGACCTGCGCTTCATCGGTGTCGACGGCTACCGGTGGATGGTGCGCTGCGTGGTCGCGGGACCGAGCGGTGGCAACACGGCCGATTCGGAGCTCGTCGCGACCGCCAGGGCGATCCTGCGCGACACCGTCGTGAAGCGGGGAAACGAACCCCACCCCGTTCGGACGCCGCTGCCGGTGGTCCTGCCCGCGGCGCTCGCCCAGCAGCTGGCTGCGGCTCACCAGCAGCAGCTGGCGCAGCAGCAGGGTGCCGCTCCGCAGCAGCCGGCTCCGGCGGGTCCGCAGGGCGAGCAGCAGGCGCCCCCCGCGGAGGCCCCGGCGCAGCCGCAGCAACGTCGCGGCGAATCGGGTTCGGCGATGCAGCAACTCGGTCGCTGA
- a CDS encoding DUF4193 domain-containing protein has protein sequence MATDYDAPRRTESDEVSEDSLEELKARRNEAQSAVVDVDESDTAESFELPGADLSGEELSVRVVPKQADEFTCSSCFLVHHRSRLASDAGGVLVCRDCAA, from the coding sequence ATGGCAACTGACTACGACGCACCGCGGCGAACAGAGTCCGACGAGGTTTCGGAGGATTCGCTGGAGGAACTGAAGGCGCGACGCAACGAGGCTCAGTCGGCTGTCGTCGACGTCGACGAGTCCGACACCGCGGAATCGTTCGAACTGCCCGGCGCGGATCTGTCCGGTGAAGAGCTCTCGGTGCGGGTCGTGCCGAAGCAGGCCGACGAGTTCACGTGTTCGAGCTGTTTCCTGGTGCACCACCGCAGCCGGCTCGCCAGCGACGCGGGCGGAGTGCTGGTGTGCAGGGACTGCGCGGCCTGA
- a CDS encoding DUF952 domain-containing protein, whose translation MKSEDQLVHICSREEWRTAEREGSRVPATFRADGFVHLSTPAQVHLPANRLFAGRTDLVLLRLDPTALGAPVKWEPGVPADPASMLFPHLYGPLPVAAVTGVEEYRPDADGTFPARR comes from the coding sequence GTGAAATCCGAAGACCAGCTGGTCCACATCTGCAGCCGCGAGGAATGGCGCACCGCCGAACGTGAAGGCAGCCGAGTGCCCGCGACGTTCAGGGCGGACGGTTTCGTGCACCTCTCGACGCCGGCCCAGGTGCACCTGCCCGCCAACAGGTTGTTCGCCGGCCGTACGGACCTCGTCCTGCTGAGACTCGACCCCACTGCGCTCGGTGCGCCGGTGAAGTGGGAGCCGGGTGTGCCGGCCGATCCGGCGTCGATGCTGTTCCCACACCTGTACGGGCCGCTGCCCGTCGCGGCGGTCACCGGGGTCGAGGAGTATCGCCCCGACGCCGACGGAACGTTCCCGGCCCGGCGCTGA
- a CDS encoding DUF7455 domain-containing protein: protein MPGTLTSPPLTAADRCDRCGAGARVRAVLPTGGELLFCGHHANEHADRLREMNATIVSEAEAAI, encoded by the coding sequence ATGCCCGGAACACTGACCAGCCCCCCGTTGACCGCAGCCGACCGGTGCGACCGGTGCGGTGCGGGAGCCCGCGTTCGCGCGGTTCTTCCGACCGGAGGAGAGTTGCTCTTCTGCGGTCACCACGCCAACGAGCACGCAGACCGTCTTCGCGAGATGAACGCCACGATCGTGTCCGAAGCCGAAGCTGCAATCTGA